Proteins encoded in a region of the Candidatus Eisenbacteria bacterium genome:
- a CDS encoding 2-oxoglutarate dehydrogenase E1 component, which produces MYNRLDFIQRANAGYIEEQYRRYRLNPESVPEEWALFFAGFDLAEDPSRRPGIEAGPSGVYGLVHTYREFGHLIAQLNPLGGDLTDHPLLDLAQFGLDEQHLDQPVDPRPFLGLSQGTLRDLIKALRETYCGTLGVEYVDIPDKERREWLQARMEPTRNHPALGADDRQRILRSMLAADAFEQFLHVKYVGQKRFSLEGGATLIPMLDMLVETASSMGVEYLALGMAHRGRLNVLAHIVGKPLERIFSEFESDFAPVDVMGHGDVKYHLGFSGQVATRGGRPLLLDLHYNPSHLEFVNPVLLGAIRARQDAMKDTARERGVPVLIHGDASMAGEGIVPETLTMSQLGPYDTGGTIHIVINNQIGFTTTPWHARVTRYCTDIARVIEAPVLHVNGDDPEAAVHAIALAVEYRARFKRDVLVDMICYRKYGHNELDDPTFTQPAMYQKIAAHTPASRAYARRLIESGVIDESSLKAMEREIEKSLQEAHQRVRNAPPATPRERLGGLWKGLDWAGEDWSAVTAAPRQTLERIVAGLNAMPKDFEPHSKNARLNAERQEMLRADRIDWGLGEALALGSLVLEGRHVRISGQDTGRGTFSHRHAILRDHRDGHRYIPLQHLAPEQGRFAIFDTPLNEAACLGFEYGYSAADPHTLVIWEAQFGDFANVAQVYIDQFVASAESKWRRMSGIVLLLPHGYEGQGPEHSSARLERFLELCANGNMQVVNLTTPAQLFHALRRQVLRNFRKPLVVMSPKSLLRHKRAVSAVADFVDGAFHTVLDDGLPDPRSARRVLLCSGKFFYTLFEARAERSVDDAALVRIEQLYPFPRAELIEILGRYPNARDVRWVQEEPANMGAWRGIRHRLEGVLPNGATLSLVARKASPTPATGFYALHAEEEKELLDRALAEVGALPTRVARDTSRRR; this is translated from the coding sequence TTGTACAACCGTCTCGACTTCATCCAGCGCGCGAACGCCGGCTACATCGAGGAGCAATACCGGCGCTACCGGCTGAACCCCGAATCGGTGCCCGAGGAGTGGGCGCTCTTCTTCGCCGGGTTCGACCTGGCCGAAGACCCTTCGCGGCGTCCCGGAATCGAGGCCGGGCCGAGCGGGGTCTATGGCCTGGTCCACACCTACCGCGAGTTCGGTCACCTGATCGCTCAGCTCAACCCGCTGGGGGGCGACCTCACCGACCATCCGTTGCTCGACCTCGCGCAGTTCGGGCTGGACGAGCAGCACCTCGATCAGCCGGTCGATCCGCGGCCCTTCCTGGGACTCTCACAGGGCACCCTGCGCGACCTGATCAAAGCGCTGCGCGAAACCTACTGCGGCACGCTGGGCGTCGAGTACGTCGACATCCCCGACAAGGAGCGGCGCGAGTGGCTGCAGGCGCGCATGGAGCCCACGCGCAATCATCCGGCGCTCGGCGCGGACGACCGTCAACGCATCCTGCGCTCGATGCTCGCGGCCGACGCCTTCGAGCAGTTCCTGCACGTGAAGTATGTCGGCCAGAAGCGCTTCTCGCTGGAAGGTGGAGCGACGCTGATCCCGATGCTCGACATGCTGGTCGAGACCGCCTCCAGCATGGGCGTGGAGTACCTGGCGCTCGGCATGGCGCATCGCGGCCGGCTCAACGTGCTGGCGCACATCGTCGGCAAGCCGCTCGAGCGCATCTTCAGCGAGTTCGAGTCCGACTTCGCGCCGGTCGATGTCATGGGCCATGGCGACGTGAAGTACCACCTCGGCTTCTCGGGGCAGGTGGCGACCCGCGGTGGACGACCGCTGCTGCTCGACCTCCATTACAACCCGAGCCACCTGGAGTTCGTGAATCCAGTTCTGCTCGGAGCGATCCGGGCGCGCCAGGACGCCATGAAAGACACCGCGCGCGAGCGCGGCGTTCCGGTGCTGATCCACGGCGACGCGAGCATGGCGGGCGAGGGGATCGTGCCCGAGACGCTCACGATGTCGCAGCTCGGCCCCTACGACACGGGCGGCACCATCCACATCGTGATCAACAACCAGATCGGGTTCACCACCACGCCTTGGCACGCGCGAGTGACCCGTTACTGCACCGATATCGCGCGGGTCATCGAGGCGCCGGTGCTGCACGTGAACGGTGACGATCCCGAGGCGGCGGTCCACGCCATCGCGCTCGCGGTCGAATATCGCGCCCGCTTCAAGCGTGACGTTCTGGTGGACATGATCTGCTACCGGAAGTACGGCCACAACGAGCTCGACGATCCGACCTTCACCCAGCCGGCCATGTACCAGAAGATCGCCGCGCACACCCCCGCCTCGCGCGCTTACGCGAGGCGGCTGATCGAGAGCGGGGTGATCGACGAGTCTTCTCTGAAGGCGATGGAGCGGGAGATCGAGAAGAGTCTCCAGGAGGCCCATCAGCGTGTGCGCAACGCCCCGCCGGCCACGCCGCGCGAGCGCCTCGGAGGGCTTTGGAAAGGGCTCGACTGGGCGGGTGAGGACTGGAGCGCCGTGACGGCAGCGCCGCGCCAGACGCTGGAGCGGATCGTCGCCGGCCTGAACGCCATGCCGAAGGATTTCGAGCCTCATTCGAAGAACGCGCGCCTGAACGCGGAGCGCCAGGAGATGCTGCGCGCGGATCGCATCGACTGGGGACTCGGAGAAGCGCTCGCCCTCGGCAGCCTGGTGCTGGAGGGACGCCATGTCCGGATCTCGGGGCAGGACACGGGACGCGGCACCTTCAGCCATCGCCACGCCATCCTGCGCGACCATCGCGACGGCCATCGCTACATCCCGCTCCAGCACCTGGCGCCCGAGCAGGGTCGCTTCGCGATCTTCGACACGCCGCTCAACGAAGCCGCTTGTCTTGGATTCGAATACGGCTACAGCGCCGCCGATCCGCACACCCTGGTGATCTGGGAGGCTCAGTTCGGCGACTTCGCCAACGTCGCCCAGGTGTACATCGACCAATTCGTCGCCAGCGCCGAGTCCAAGTGGCGGCGCATGTCGGGCATCGTGCTGCTGCTCCCGCACGGCTACGAAGGCCAGGGACCGGAGCATTCGAGCGCGCGGCTCGAGCGCTTCCTGGAGCTGTGCGCGAACGGCAACATGCAGGTCGTGAACCTCACCACGCCCGCGCAGCTCTTCCACGCGCTGCGCCGCCAGGTGCTGCGCAACTTCAGGAAGCCTCTGGTGGTGATGAGCCCCAAGAGCCTGCTGCGCCACAAGCGCGCGGTCTCGGCGGTCGCGGACTTCGTAGACGGCGCGTTCCACACGGTCCTGGATGACGGGCTCCCCGATCCGCGCAGCGCCCGGCGTGTGCTGCTGTGCTCGGGCAAGTTCTTCTACACGCTGTTCGAGGCGCGCGCCGAGCGCTCCGTGGACGATGCGGCGCTGGTGCGGATCGAGCAGCTCTATCCCTTCCCGCGCGCCGAGCTCATCGAGATCCTCGGCCGCTATCCCAACGCCCGTGACGTGCGATGGGTGCAGGAAGAGCCCGCCAACATGGGCGCCTGGCGCGGAATCCGGCACCGTCTCGAAGGCGTGCTGCCGAACGGCGCCACGCTCTCGCTGGTCGCGCGCAAGGCATCGCCCACGCCGGCCACCGGCTTCTACGCGCTCCACGCCGAAGAGGAGAAGGAGCTGCTCGACCGCGCGCTGGCCGAGGTGGGCGCGCTGCCGACCCGGGTGGCCCGCGACACGAGCCGGAGGCGCTAG
- a CDS encoding OmpA family protein encodes MARRMDSVAGSVLALALVGVGLTGCATKGFVRQQVAESKAYTDTKTGEVSGRVDQVGTRADQANALAERLAAGQYTEVATHQVQFEFDDYKLGSAAGSTLDQIGSVLASHPRYALEVRGYADAKGTDRYNYKLGRERAEEVVRYMMAHHNVPMSRIAMVSFGEESPVADNSSTDGRAQNRRVQVRVLELNTNPPTAAMPTP; translated from the coding sequence ATGGCAAGAAGAATGGATTCCGTCGCTGGATCCGTGCTCGCTCTCGCTCTGGTGGGCGTCGGACTGACAGGATGCGCGACCAAGGGCTTCGTCAGGCAGCAGGTTGCCGAGTCCAAAGCCTATACGGACACGAAGACAGGCGAAGTGAGCGGCAGGGTGGATCAGGTCGGCACTCGTGCGGATCAGGCCAATGCGCTGGCGGAACGCCTCGCCGCCGGCCAGTACACGGAGGTCGCCACCCATCAGGTCCAGTTCGAGTTCGACGATTACAAGCTCGGCAGTGCGGCCGGGAGCACGCTCGATCAGATCGGCAGCGTGCTGGCATCTCATCCGCGCTACGCGCTCGAAGTGCGTGGATATGCGGACGCGAAGGGCACCGATCGCTACAACTACAAGCTCGGCCGTGAGCGCGCCGAAGAAGTCGTTCGCTACATGATGGCGCACCACAACGTACCCATGTCGCGTATCGCCATGGTCTCGTTCGGCGAAGAGAGCCCGGTCGCCGACAACTCGTCGACCGACGGCCGCGCGCAGAACCGGCGTGTCCAGGTTCGCGTGCTCGAGCTGAACACGAATCCCCCGACGGCGGCCATGCCGACCCCGTAA
- a CDS encoding aminotransferase class V-fold PLP-dependent enzyme encodes MAFDRTDLELLDQALEVLERGFATLPAVQSSFDRERAKRALIETAERLQDNYPYHHPLYVGQMLKPPHPVARLAYALAMWINPNNHALDGGRASSAMEKEAVAAIARMFGWETHLGHLCGGGTIANFEALWVARELSPGKTIAASSQAHYTHRRLSAVLGTEFREIPADAHGRMKLEALEGELASGTVGTVVATLGTTAAGTVDPLPAILELRERHDFRVHVDAAYGGYFTLASNLDPEARAAFDAIPRTDSIVVDPHKHGLQPYGCGCVLYRDPAVGRFYRHDSPYTYFTSEDLHLGEISLECSRPGAAAVALWTTLRMLPLEAGGEFARGLEAGREGALHLHRFLSADSRFVPLLEPELDILVWAVRAPTASLSSAAARRVFEAAARRDLHLAVAGFPRVMVEPSGAIPEWDAETVTCLRACAMKPEHLAFAAEIERRLGQAADEALREAVPSPGSSG; translated from the coding sequence ATGGCGTTCGATCGCACGGATCTCGAGCTTCTCGACCAGGCGTTGGAAGTGCTCGAGCGTGGATTCGCAACCCTTCCCGCGGTGCAGTCGTCGTTCGATCGCGAACGCGCCAAGCGCGCACTCATCGAGACCGCCGAGCGTCTGCAGGACAACTACCCCTACCATCACCCGCTCTATGTGGGGCAGATGCTCAAGCCGCCGCATCCCGTGGCGCGGCTCGCGTACGCCCTGGCGATGTGGATCAATCCCAACAACCACGCGCTCGACGGCGGACGCGCCAGCTCCGCGATGGAGAAGGAAGCGGTCGCTGCGATCGCCCGGATGTTCGGCTGGGAGACCCATCTCGGTCACCTCTGCGGCGGCGGGACGATCGCCAACTTCGAAGCGCTGTGGGTGGCGCGGGAGCTCTCGCCCGGCAAGACCATCGCCGCGTCTTCGCAGGCGCACTACACGCACCGAAGGCTCTCCGCGGTTCTCGGGACGGAGTTCCGCGAGATCCCGGCCGACGCTCATGGCCGCATGAAGCTCGAGGCACTGGAAGGGGAGCTGGCGAGCGGTACGGTGGGCACGGTGGTGGCCACGCTCGGCACGACCGCGGCCGGCACCGTCGACCCGCTGCCCGCGATCCTCGAGCTCCGGGAGCGTCATGACTTCCGGGTCCATGTCGACGCCGCGTATGGCGGCTACTTCACGCTCGCATCGAATCTCGACCCGGAGGCGCGCGCGGCGTTCGACGCGATCCCACGGACCGACTCGATCGTGGTCGATCCGCACAAGCATGGCCTCCAGCCCTACGGCTGCGGGTGTGTGCTCTACCGCGACCCCGCGGTCGGACGCTTCTATCGTCACGACTCGCCCTACACCTACTTCACGTCAGAGGATCTCCACCTCGGCGAGATCTCGCTCGAGTGCTCGCGGCCCGGGGCCGCCGCGGTCGCCCTGTGGACCACGTTGCGCATGCTGCCGCTCGAGGCCGGAGGCGAGTTCGCGCGCGGCCTCGAAGCCGGACGGGAGGGAGCGCTCCACCTTCATCGATTCCTGTCGGCCGACTCCCGCTTCGTGCCGCTGCTCGAGCCCGAGCTCGACATCCTGGTGTGGGCGGTGCGAGCTCCGACGGCGAGCCTCTCCTCCGCCGCGGCTCGCCGGGTGTTCGAGGCCGCCGCGCGACGCGATCTCCACCTCGCGGTCGCCGGTTTCCCACGCGTCATGGTCGAGCCGAGCGGGGCGATTCCGGAGTGGGATGCCGAGACGGTGACTTGTCTGCGCGCCTGCGCCATGAAGCCCGAGCATCTCGCCTTCGCCGCCGAGATCGAGCGCCGGCTCGGCCAGGCGGCCGATGAGGCGCTGCGCGAGGCCGTTCCGTCGCCCGGCTCGAGCGGCTGA
- a CDS encoding 2-oxo acid dehydrogenase subunit E2, which translates to MATEIKVPRLAESISEGVLVQWLKQDGEHVKADEPIATLETDKAAVEIPADREGVLRHAKKVGDKVEVGEVIARLEDAPAGASAGTASGPAATEAPEAKASEARAAEPSSAEAPAPPSPAAPAAPSPPVAPPAKAAPAPPHNGEEALSPSVRRMVEEFGVDPASIPASGKGGRLLKEDVQRYLETRGTATARPAAKAPSSKPAAPPATGEAARPAPREAPRAAAVASGEAVSPKVSAWLHEEDERAVPMSRIRQRIAERLVQAQHTAAILTTFNEVDMSAVMDLRTRFKESFEQKHGVRLSFMSFFTRACVLALEQIPEINAQIRGADIVYQRHVHMGVAVQTGRGLVVPVVRNADLRSFADLEREIARLAAAARDNKLMLDELAG; encoded by the coding sequence ATGGCGACCGAGATCAAGGTCCCGCGGCTCGCCGAGTCCATCTCCGAGGGCGTCCTGGTCCAATGGCTCAAGCAGGACGGCGAGCACGTGAAGGCCGACGAGCCGATCGCGACGCTCGAGACCGACAAGGCCGCGGTGGAGATCCCGGCCGACCGCGAGGGCGTTCTGCGCCACGCGAAGAAGGTCGGCGACAAGGTCGAGGTCGGGGAGGTGATCGCGCGCCTGGAAGACGCCCCGGCTGGAGCGTCGGCCGGCACGGCTTCGGGGCCGGCGGCGACCGAGGCGCCGGAGGCGAAGGCCTCCGAAGCCAGGGCGGCGGAGCCATCGAGCGCAGAGGCTCCGGCTCCGCCGTCGCCCGCCGCACCGGCCGCACCGTCGCCGCCGGTTGCGCCCCCCGCGAAGGCGGCGCCCGCGCCCCCTCACAACGGTGAGGAAGCGCTGAGCCCGTCGGTGCGTCGCATGGTCGAGGAGTTCGGCGTCGATCCCGCGTCCATTCCGGCAAGCGGCAAGGGCGGACGACTGCTGAAGGAGGACGTGCAGCGCTATCTCGAGACCCGCGGCACCGCGACCGCCCGTCCCGCGGCCAAGGCGCCGTCCTCCAAGCCCGCGGCGCCGCCCGCGACTGGCGAAGCGGCGCGTCCCGCTCCGCGCGAGGCGCCCCGTGCCGCTGCGGTCGCGTCGGGTGAGGCCGTGTCGCCCAAGGTCTCCGCGTGGCTCCACGAAGAGGACGAGCGCGCCGTGCCCATGAGCCGGATTCGCCAGCGCATCGCCGAGCGGCTGGTGCAGGCGCAGCACACCGCGGCGATCCTCACGACATTCAACGAAGTCGACATGAGCGCGGTCATGGACCTGCGTACCCGCTTCAAGGAGAGCTTCGAGCAGAAGCACGGAGTGCGGCTCTCGTTCATGAGCTTCTTCACCCGCGCCTGCGTGCTGGCGCTCGAGCAGATTCCCGAGATCAACGCGCAGATCCGCGGCGCCGACATCGTCTACCAGCGGCACGTCCACATGGGTGTGGCGGTGCAGACCGGACGCGGGCTGGTGGTCCCGGTGGTCCGGAACGCGGACCTCCGCAGCTTCGCCGATCTCGAGCGCGAGATCGCCCGCCTGGCGGCCGCCGCGCGCGACAACAAGCTCATGCTCGACGAGCTGGCGGG